GGGGCTCCCGACCGGGGCTCCATGCGCGCTCCCGATGCCCCCGCCCCGTTTTGGCGGGAGCGCGCGGGGAGGCGGCCGCGTGCAGGGCCTGAGGGAGCCCGCGCGCCAGGCGCTGAGCCCTCAGCACCTCAGACCCCTGagccccctctgctccctcagccccctcattgcctcagctccctcagacCCCTCAGACCCTGATCCCCACAGCCCCgcagcccctcagccccactCCATCCCCCCggcccctctgctcccactAATCCCTCTCCAATCCCCTCAGTGCCCTCCGGGTCCCTTCATCCCCTCAGGGACCCTCGGGTTCCTCTGCGCTTGGCAAGGTCACCCCAGTCCCTTCAGGATCCTGCTAaatccccaccaccacccctcctgccccatcacctcagcagctccctgggtccccccatcccctcagaTCCCGTTAAATCCCCCTTGTCCCCTCAGCCACCCCGGGCTATGCCACCCCAGCTCCTCGGGTCCTGCTAAATCCCTCCTGTGCCCTCAGGGCCAACCTGGATCCCACCATTCCTTCAGGCCACATTAAATcccccctctctgtcccctcagGGTCCCACTAAATCCTCTCGTCCCCTCAGGGGACCCAACCTGGGTCCCCCCGTCCCCTCAGTGCCTGGCTGGGTCCCCCCTTTCCCTCAGGTCCTCTTTAATCCCCCTCATCCTCTCAGCACCCAGCTGGGTTCCCCCATCCCCTCAGTGTCCTGCTAaatccccccatcccctcagcaCCCAACTGCCTCCTTCCATCCCTCTAAATCCCTCTTCCCTGCTTCATGCCCGAGGACCCTTTTCCCATTGGAAGGAGAACGTCCCGAGGAGGTGGCAGCCTCAGCCCAGGCGCCATGTTTTACATGCATTTGTTGGTCAACAAGCGTGGGCCCTTGGCTAAGATATGGCTCGCAGCCCACTGGGAGAAGAAACTCACCAAAGCTCATATATTTGAGTGCAATTTAGAGGCTACCATTGCAAAAATCATGTCGCCAAAGGTATGGTGTTACATGATGAGATCTGGTAAGCTCGGGGGCCGGGGCGATTGCAGTCGTTGAGGCTGACCTGGTAGGACAAATGTGTGGCTGTTTCAAAACCAGTGTGAGGTAAACTCCTACTGATTTTATTCAGTTCTCACATGgttacataaatattttactccTGGCATACGTTTATGTGCAGTGTTAAGAAAATGTTACCACAATATAtccaaatgtgtttttctgcaCACTGATGGGGCTCCAGGGAGGGCTTTGTGGGCATCGCTGGCTCAGAGGTCACTGCACATGGGTCTGAAGGCGATGGGGTAGCTCTGCTCTTTCTTTGGAGACTCTGATCACCAGCTCCAGGtatttttcagcagaatttGGGAATTGTCTCAAAAAGGCTGACAAGTCAGCTGCTTAACCAATGTCAGGGGACTAAGAAAACTGCTGTGAGATGGTGCACAAACTATTTGAGGTGAACGCTTGTGCTGATCTTGTAGTAAATAACTTTTGAGATAGTGTGACAATCCCTCCAGTGTCAGTGGACTTTTTCCAGGTCTCCCATTCTAAGCTGGTTGGCATCACCACAACCACCTTGAGTTTGCTTGGTGCAGGAGGACTTTGCATAAATAAGGGCGTAGTTATGGCCTCGATTTGCATTACTGAGGCCAAAGCTGGTGTAGCTTAAATTACCAAAGTGTCAAATACTGGGATATGTGCAGCTACTTGCTCTTTCAGGGTGTCTTAACACTGTCCACAGCCAGCTGAGATGTTTTAGATACCCTAAGAGCACCAGTTCAGGACTTGTGCTTTGGATGGTAACATTTAAGAACAGAAGCAACTTAGTTCATAGCTCTGGAAATTTCTGTTTGCGAAGCTCTGTACCAGTGTTAATTCACTGAATTAGTGAATTTCATCAAGCTCTGTAGTGGTGTATTTTAGAACAACTCTGTTACTGCTGtgtaataatttcattttaatgtttgggggtttttttgggttttttttgccaacAATACCAACTACTAACTCCTGAACAACTTCTTAAATCCTCCAAGTTTACAATAGCTCTGCGAACCACTGGACACTTATTGCTGGGAGTGGTGAGGATTTaccacagaaaagcaaaatacctCTTGGCAGACTGTAGTGAAGCTTTGACAAAAATGAAGACAGCCTTTAGGCCAGGTATGGacagaaatctgcatttttccttctgtgtcctTGTCATAGTTTGAGTACAAGGAAGAGAGTCCTTTACAcctcactgtaaaaataaatgttaggTATTTCtgttaaatacacatttttgaTCCCAAAGGGTGTCGAACTTTTATTAGTTCCTCTGTTCAATCTGGCttaatttaattccatttcaGGCCTTTGACTGCTTTCAAAGAAGCAGTGTCTTCTGAGGAGAAGCTTGAATTCAGCCTCCATTGCtagataattaattttaatttccgATGACACCAACAACATGTCTAGCAGTGTGCTGGTGCCAGAGCTGGCAGTGAGCTTTGGGCTCCAGCCACGCAGGCagtgggaaggcaggagagatgGTGGGATCCTTTCCAGTGGGCTGTGCATTTGTGGTACTTCAGCACCAAACGGGGAGGCACTGTTGTCTAAAAAAAGGCTAAGAATGGGACACCAGTGTCTATTGCCAGCCTGCAACTGCTCTGTGACCTGGTCTGCTTGCAGAATGCCTACTCTACAGTAATCTCAGGAATAAGATTGGGATTGGTTAGTTcttatttgtaaatatttagaaGTCTCTTgaagaaacacttaaaaataagtaCATTGTACTGTCTGTTGTTAATGACACTGCAGTAGCTTAGAGAGGGCTTCACAAGAACAGGGGGCAACAGCCACAACTCTGGTAAGAGAGGCTCCAACTTGATataaaggggggaaaaagttctttcagctgctgaaacagACTgtccagggatgctgtggaaTCTGCATCAGCAGAAATAGTCAAAAGTTACCTGACTTAGAAATTAATTCTTCTCTGAGCAAaagtttggactagatgaccttcagAAATCCCTTCTCATCCCAGTTGTTCCAGGATCCTCTGATTACCAAATATTTGCACTCTCACTTCATAATAATTTGAAGCTGGGGAATAGCATTATGCAgccactgcagagaaaaaggaaatgcagcCATTTGGAGTGGAGTGAGAAACCTCAGTGTCAGCTGTGAGAACCTTGCAGGGACTTGAGGTGAACCTGATGGATTTACAGCAGTTcaggtcctgcagcagcagcactctcCTGGAGCTGTGTGTAATAACATGCCTGCTAGAGCACATGCAAATGAAGGACTTTAATTCCACTCTGGAGTCCTGTTGGCAAAGGGCCTGAGCTTCACCTTTTCTGACGTAGGCTCCCAGCAAACCTTCCTGACAGCTTTGTGGTCTTCTCATGCACACCTGGGAGAACGTTACTCTTCTTTGCTGACTGCTTTTCTTGCCATGCTCTCTGTTTCCTTTAGGACGTGTTGACCTTCCAGAAGAGAACTTTGAGGCTGCTTACCAGTCCATCACATTACCTGAAGAATTTCATGATTTTGAAACGTCACTACCTGATCTGAAGTAAATGCTTCcctattttttattctttattttagtATTTAGAAGTAAAAGATGTCCTTGCTATTATCTGGCTGAAACTTGGGTGGAATTGTTTTGATTTGATAACTGAATTCTCCTAAGCTGCAGGTCAGCCTTGCAAAGCTACAGgcacaggagctgtgctgctgtggagcTCAAAGCCCATTTAATCAACAGATCTTTCCAGTGAAACAGTGTTGAACTTGAATTTCAGGATTTTCTCATTTCAAATCGTCTGAGTGAAGCCTGCAAATAACTTCCTGACCTCAAGAGCTGACACAGAAGTTGGTACAAGGCCTGTTGCCAGACCAAGGCAGCCCTGGCCTCACGAGGCTGCACTGCTCCATTGTGTGACTGCACTgaacttctgctctgctgctctttgggCCTGGGTATTTCATCAGCAGTGGTCAGCTTGGCTCCTGATGAAAAGCCAGCACAATTTTTGTAGCTTTTCAGCCACGAGTCAGCATTAATGTAGAAAGCTGGCAAAAAGCAGGAGGGTGAGACACGTTTCTGATGGCTCTGATGCCCCCAAAGGCCCTCTGAGTCTTGCCCTGTACCCGATCACAGCTTGGTGGGATCTGTGCCTCGTGTGGAGGAGCATTGGGCAGCAAAGAAagcagctgcctccttccctAGAGATAGAAATGTTAATGAACACAGAGCACCTGTTTTCCACATGCTTATTTTTAGCTTTCAGGGGAAATGGAAAGCAGTGAATTCTACCAATAAAACCTTAAATAGCTTGAATGGGAACAGCTTTGGGAAACACTCGTTCTCTCTCCACAGACTTGAGGATCAACCAGGGCACTTTCAGTGCCACAGAGAACAGAAGCTGTTTTTGGGGAGCTTACAGTAAAACATCAGGATTAAAGACTGTTCAGAAACACGTTTTCATATTCCAGCTAAATGTCAATGGGTTTCAGCTCACCCCAGATTTTgtataatgttttttttttatcagtgccATTGATGTTGCTGAACATTTCACCTTGAATcggagcagagctgaggacaTCACGCTGGCAGAGGATTATGAAGGCAACCTGCTTCTCTGTGACAGAGCCTTTGGTGAGAAAAGTTGAGAAATTAGAAATATTCCATAAGGAAAAGTGGTTTGTGCAACATTTTGTACAGAGTCTTTCCCACATGTGAAAAAGCAATTATTAAAAGTTCATTAGCTTCGTGCTGGTGTCTTATACTTGAATTTTTGTGTAAGTACTTTGCCCAAGGAATGTATCAGACACTGGGAATCAAACTCAACACCTCCTGCTTTTTACTAAACCAGCTAAAATTGTTTATTATTAATTCCACTCGAGGTATGAAATATCTCACGACAATTTaacaattatttgaaaaattaggAAGTGGgtaaacatttcaaaaatcCATGCAGATGAAGcatcagaaattttttttctgtttgctcagATGAAGAACCAGAAGCAGTAAGGAAACAGAGCTCCTTTGACAGCAGCTTCTTAACGAGCAGCAACAGCCTGGTGGCTGCTCCCAACTCTGCCAGCCTGAGTGGGGACAGGTCTGCCCTGCACGAGGACACCTTCTGCTTGGAGCACGACTGCTTTGGAGATGAAGAGGATGCTGCAGATATGATTGGTAGGGTCTGACACAGATAAAGGGTTAGTTTCttccaaaatactttttatttgcacaggaaaacaaacaagacaGGGTGAAAGGGGTTGCTTTCAAACGTAAACCCTCTGTGTCTTGTTTTATtcatatttcctttctttttctctctactTGTCACTTAATCTAAAATCACTTAGACATTGTCAAgtaaatttgttttaaagattttttttcaattaaagcCATTGCATTCATACATACTGTTTAAcaattaaatttacattttcaaaggtGAAATACcacagtgggttttttctttagtgCTGTAataaaaaaggcagcagagtaCCCTCTACATCCTTATGCTTTAGAGTATTTATAGATGTACCCCTTCTAAACAGAATCAATATCATACTTCTCAAAGAAAAGGTGGAAATCTCAAAATGAAGACCAGTGTTCTCCCTTTTGTACCACTGAGGACAGACCTGTCACTGGCAGCCAGCTGGGGAAGCTGAGCTTTTCCTTGTTTGTGCAGAATTTACCTTAAATAAGCAACGTGAGGTTACTTCATGGCTACAAAGGCTTAGAATGATTAAACCcatgtattttgtatttaagaAATCCTGTTGAGGGATGAGCAGAATGGCCTGGAGAAAGATATTCTTAATATGGAGGAAGAATGTCCTTTGTCACAGGACCTGCCAGAGAAAAGTGAGTCCATGGTGTCTGTTCATGAGCCCTCTGATCCTGTACTGTTGTTCCCACTCAGCTTTGTAGATACCCCCTTGGCAGAAAGTCCACATTGCTGTGCAGCTGCCTGGAAGTGGGAACAGCTCTCTGGTGAAACTCAACACTTTCACCCCAAAACACGTTTCTGTCAGGAGGGGTCttgccccagctcagctcttcagTCCTTTCACCACCTGCCCATTTGGGGTCTGGTGTCAGCAGAGACGTGGGCAGTGTCAGCACCAGTGACCACTGGTTAAGacaaaaatcaacattttctaATTCTGGCCCTTTTTCTCTGATACCATTCTATATGTCCTGAGATTGAGATGTGATTCCCTCTTGTAAACCTTTTTTAATTTGGGTTAATTGTTGGGCTTTCTTACAGCTGGGTCCCACTGTGCAGACACCCCCAGGAGGGAAGCCAGTCAGGTAGCAGCTGAAACCAGGCACTTCctaaaggaggaagaagggttTGTGCTGGAGCCTGTTGATGATACAGGTCAGAACTTGATCACTTTCTTACTGAATGTTTGTGTTAAgtatgtttggttttcttcttgttagtcaaaatatttgcaaaacagATTATTCTCACTTTAGATTTTCACCTGCTCCTACTGTCAGGGTTCTATTTTGTGGTGACTGTCATAGAAACCCAGTTTTGAATTATTAATCCAATCTACCCAAACTTCTGCTTACAGTTTTTTCCACATCCCAAATCAAGTTGTgttgctctgcagctccagcagcagagcctggcctGTTCAGGAGTGTAACTGACATTTCAGCTTTATTGCTGGTGACAggtctgtgatttttctgtgtaaaataataatcttaAAACTTTCAGGCCTCTGCAAAATTCTGGTTTgctaacttttaattttaataagaccccaaaacagaaaaatgtttcagtttttctggGGGTAAGTCTAAATGCCCCCTGTCATTGTTAGGAAATAAAGAAGTTCATGTTGAATTTGGAATACTGGAATTTTGTATCCTGCCAAAGTGATATTTGGGAAGTTCTGGCACTATAACCAATCCATGCCTCTCTTTTCTGTGTACTGTGTACATCTTAATTAAATCCCTGCATGATTAAACTGAGAAGTGCAGATATTAATTATGAGGTAATGAAACCTGTTGAGTAAATCAGCACTTCTTGGAACAATTAACTTCCTGATGGATTAAAGATAGCTTCAGTCTTGTTGGCATATCATGTGTCCTCATTAAGCCCTCCTGTTCCTGGTTCTTTAGTGCACAACTCATATGTTTTGTGTAGTCAAACAGATGTGAATTTCCTGTACAAGGTTACAAGTTGGCTTTAGGAAAACATTTGGAGAAACAGCCTGTGCACTTGTACTTTGATTTTCAAGCCTGTGCAGTGCTCCAGGAGGTTAGCAGCCTGTCCCTTTGATTCACAGGGATTATTCTGTGCCAAAATGGTCCATGAATAGACTATAttaggcttttctttttttttttttttaatactccaTTTAGCTCTCacccagaggaaaaagaataaaagaaagaggaagttGCTCGTGGATGTAGAGAAGgaactcagctgctttgctatATACAACCAACTTAACAACTGCAGGGACATCCTTGCTACCTTAGACCTTGCAcccccaaccaaaaaaacaatgATGTGGAAGAAATCAGGAGGGGTGGATAAGCTGCTGTCCCATGCCACACAGCCCGTGGTTCACATCAAGCTGCAAATGGTAAAGCTCaattccttctccctttctctgccACTGTCCCAATCACAGGAGTGCTGCACAGCCAGGATCTGACTGTGAGAGAtttttcaggtttggttttACTTGGACTTCCAGCAAACTGCAGGTGTGTAGTGTCACTGAAAGTGGTGGTTTGCAGCACAGTTTGTGTCCTCCCCACTAACTGCTTCACCAGAAACAACATTTCTAGAGGCCTTGATCTTCACAAGtgaaaaattgcaaataaaCCTGAGAGCTGATGTTGCATTTCACCTGACTGATTCTACACTAATGcacaatttttaaagtttctgtCAGTTTCTTCCCTACTTTCtactttgttttattgttttctggtttatttctgCTCTGTCATCATGATGAGACCATGTCTTTCTCCTGCATATACTTCAAAGCTACACAAGGCTTAAACTTTATTATTGTAATATTGTTAATAGCTTTGGAAAGGTGGAATGCCAATTTCTTTTGTACTTTTCCAACTGAAGCTGAAGCTTCCAGCTGGAGAGGAGGCAGGGACTTGGCTTTCAGAGGACCAGGACGTTCCTGATCTGTTTTTGGCTACTTTTGGGTGGTCCAGCCCACCTTCCCCTCTGGCTCTGAACCTTCCTGCTCTTTTTCCCTAAGaagaatgttttgtttcacGGAAATATGATCCCTCAAAGCCCCTCGTGTCCCCACACAGCCCCTGATGGATCATTCAGAGCTGGTAATGAGCTCAAGAAGGGATCAAGGTGTATACAAGGTGATAATCAAAGCCAGGGTGTAAACTCCGCGCAGCAGCCTGGTGTTATCTGCACCGTGCGTGCTCTGGGTGTAGCTCcgagaggcagagctgcaggaaacaGCTCAGCTGGCTCCTTCCttacagcagcacagcctcacCACTTAGAGTCGAGGTGCAGAACTGCAACTTGCTCTTTAGGAGGATGAAAAGCTCTCACACACCAGTGCAGGGGGCAAGAAATCCACGCAGACAACTGCagatgtttctttcttccatccTTCCTTACTGGCTGACTCCAAGGAAAAACGATCCAAGCTGTTCCTAAGGTGTTTCCTCATGAAGTTCACTGCCAAGGTtgaagctgcagaaagaaatcactttttccaaataaattgcAGGTTTTTGTGCTGACCTAATAGAAATATCTAAATTCTGGGTTGCAGTAATTATTTCACAGCTCATATTCCTGCCTCTGTGTTGATACCTGTCATGATattctgaaagcaaacaaataaaaataattcttttcagtTGTTTGCAAAATGCTTCAAGAGTTACGAATTCAAGATGAGAAGAAATGGAATCCAGAAGGAGTCTGAAGTGCAAGAAACAAGAGAGGAGCAAGATGCCACAGGTagtattttaattctgttgttagaaaatattttctagtttACATTAGAGAGAGATGTGCATGGTGTTTGTGTGTTATACAAATTAAAGGCCAGAACACTTACACATTAAGGAAATCAGTGGCTAATGTTTTTTcacatgttttgtttttagaagtACCTTGCTGTTCTTTTGTTCCTTAGCTCACAAATGAAATACaagtctttttcttccttgtggcATAAAGAGGTATTTTTGGTTTCACCTTTGGTTTCTCTAATTGTCTACAAAACCAGAGATTTAAttggtttgcttcttttttctttttctttttttaaaaaaaaaagcttcccaCTTATTCTGAGTTTAATCAAACCACTCACTAAATTTGTGTCAATAACTTCTATTGGCATCTTGGAAATTGTGAGTTGGTTAATATCAAtccaaaagaaatgtttcattttagaTCCTCTGAGAAAGTGATGGCTGTACTTTCCCTCCTTTGCTCTGCTAGACACACAACCTGCATGGCTGCTGCAGAGGTTAATTGGCAAAAACACCTCCTGCCAGTCCATGAAGGTCaacttttagaaaagaaaaaactctcTTGGAAGGTTCCTTTTCTCCCCTGGTCCTATTGGAAATGATGTTCCTGTTATTCTATGGTTACTCCTTCTGGCTTCTGCTCTCAAGGACTGTGCTGCACTGGagtgtgatttttctctttcaatgTTTTATTAAGGACAGCAATTCACAGTAATTCCCTCTTAaaccttggggtttttttatttttattttttttatcaataCAGAGATGCTGATAGTAGAAGAGCCAAGTTAcctgcaggaggcagctcctTTGGAGACTGGGATTAGAAATAGGAATGGTTCCTTTATCTTGACATCCCAGAATAAAAGACAAGAAACTGATGACAACTGTGGTGAAAATCCAGTGAGCAGCTTCCATAGTTTTAGAGACCCCAGTTTATTGATTTCATTTTGTGATAGGGTTCCTTttaaaacaacttaaaaaaattgcaaatgtaCCTTTGAAAAGGATGTTAAGAGACAGCTGATAAAGTGCTGAGCAGCTTGTGTCGTGAGAGTTTATTTATAGGCACTGTGGAAGATTCTCACCATGAATCCAGCTATTAATTAAAATGTCTATTAATCAGTATAGATTACAGCCTAATCACTAAAGTATAAAGGGAACATTAA
This genomic stretch from Heliangelus exortis chromosome 16, bHelExo1.hap1, whole genome shotgun sequence harbors:
- the RAD21L1 gene encoding double-strand-break repair protein rad21-like protein 1 isoform X2, whose amino-acid sequence is MPEDPFPIGRRTSRGGGSLSPGAMFYMHLLVNKRGPLAKIWLAAHWEKKLTKAHIFECNLEATIAKIMSPKFTIALRTTGHLLLGVVRIYHRKAKYLLADCSEALTKMKTAFRPGRVDLPEENFEAAYQSITLPEEFHDFETSLPDLNAIDVAEHFTLNRSRAEDITLAEDYEGNLLLCDRAFDEEPEAVRKQSSFDSSFLTSSNSLVAAPNSASLSGDRSALHEDTFCLEHDCFGDEEDAADMIEILLRDEQNGLEKDILNMEEECPLSQDLPEKTGSHCADTPRREASQVAAETRHFLKEEEGFVLEPVDDTALTQRKKNKRKRKLLVDVEKELSCFAIYNQLNNCRDILATLDLAPPTKKTMMWKKSGGVDKLLSHATQPVVHIKLQMLFAKCFKSYEFKMRRNGIQKESEVQETREEQDATEMLIVEEPSYLQEAAPLETGIRNRNGSFILTSQNKRQETDDNCGENPQDGTAFSESSSLANNSLGPEAEPQQAKFPNELTRNQKDREETRRKSTLQLLKTLQHLKSSGVCSFSLRELCWKSNRKEASAKFYTFLVLKKQLVIELRQSAPFADITATPGPMFSTL
- the RAD21L1 gene encoding double-strand-break repair protein rad21-like protein 1 isoform X1, producing MPEDPFPIGRRTSRGGGSLSPGAMFYMHLLVNKRGPLAKIWLAAHWEKKLTKAHIFECNLEATIAKIMSPKFTIALRTTGHLLLGVVRIYHRKAKYLLADCSEALTKMKTAFRPGRVDLPEENFEAAYQSITLPEEFHDFETSLPDLNAIDVAEHFTLNRSRAEDITLAEDYEGNLLLCDRAFDEEPEAVRKQSSFDSSFLTSSNSLVAAPNSASLSGDRSALHEDTFCLEHDCFGDEEDAADMIEILLRDEQNGLEKDILNMEEECPLSQDLPEKTGSHCADTPRREASQVAAETRHFLKEEEGFVLEPVDDTALTQRKKNKRKRKLLVDVEKELSCFAIYNQLNNCRDILATLDLAPPTKKTMMWKKSGGVDKLLSHATQPVVHIKLQMLFAKCFKSYEFKMRRNGIQKESEVQETREEQDATEMLIVEEPSYLQEAAPLETGIRNRNGSFILTSQNKRQETDDNCGENPQQDGTAFSESSSLANNSLGPEAEPQQAKFPNELTRNQKDREETRRKSTLQLLKTLQHLKSSGVCSFSLRELCWKSNRKEASAKFYTFLVLKKQLVIELRQSAPFADITATPGPMFSTL